One segment of Nostoc piscinale CENA21 DNA contains the following:
- a CDS encoding helix-turn-helix domain-containing protein, protein MSENQVIRWKLNEVMARKRVKNKDLAMILGITENSIYRLRKVDEMPRLAPERLNGICKALNCQPGELLEYLPDEGEGNVVSQADLV, encoded by the coding sequence ATGTCTGAGAATCAAGTGATTCGCTGGAAATTAAATGAAGTGATGGCGCGAAAGCGGGTTAAAAATAAGGATTTAGCTATGATACTTGGTATAACTGAAAACTCAATTTATAGATTGCGTAAGGTTGATGAAATGCCAAGATTAGCACCGGAACGATTGAATGGCATTTGCAAGGCGTTGAATTGTCAACCAGGGGAACTATTGGAATATCTGCCAGATGAAGGTGAAGGGAATGTTGTTTCTCAGGCTGATCTAGTTTAA
- a CDS encoding phospholipase D-like domain-containing protein — protein MLLREFAHTFRRDIWTGERLPEVFYDSRSLAVDVKQKSSLHAKCIVVDEESVLITSANFTEAAQERNIEAGVLLTDSATAQALRLQFDSLVSHKILRPIPGI, from the coding sequence GTGTTATTGAGAGAATTTGCACACACATTTCGCCGCGATATCTGGACAGGGGAGAGATTACCAGAAGTTTTTTATGATTCGCGATCGCTAGCAGTGGATGTTAAGCAAAAATCATCTCTGCACGCCAAGTGCATTGTTGTAGATGAGGAATCTGTGCTAATTACATCAGCTAATTTTACAGAAGCCGCCCAGGAACGCAATATTGAAGCAGGTGTTTTGCTCACTGACTCAGCTACAGCCCAAGCGTTGCGCTTGCAGTTTGACAGTTTGGTGTCTCACAAAATCCTGCGTCCTATTCCTGGGATTTGA
- a CDS encoding transposase family protein yields MQKLFNCAIKRQQEIKTKLQSQKIRINAAGGGRKELLSIQEQVCLCLFYLRQMPTFQVLGMLFGVSKTEANDTFHYWIPILRDVLPASLLEQVSNNESELLLVQEVLTNFRLLVDSLEQQIYRDSDQKEQQKYFSGKKRQHTLKSLMIGIPEGKDIVELEVGVPGPTADINLFRKSQKKFDKSQPFSGDKAFQGGENITTPHKRKPKQELTQQQRDENKALSSNRIFIEHLIRLLKIFRIASQRFRLKLETYEQIILTVCRLVRLRIGSLILPN; encoded by the coding sequence TTGCAAAAACTGTTTAATTGCGCGATAAAGCGTCAGCAAGAAATTAAAACAAAACTCCAAAGCCAAAAAATAAGAATTAATGCAGCTGGTGGAGGTCGTAAAGAATTGTTATCAATCCAAGAACAAGTTTGTTTATGCTTATTTTATTTAAGGCAGATGCCGACATTTCAAGTATTAGGAATGTTGTTTGGGGTTTCCAAAACGGAAGCCAACGATACTTTTCATTATTGGATACCAATACTGCGAGATGTTTTACCAGCTAGTTTATTAGAACAAGTCTCAAATAATGAAAGCGAATTACTCTTGGTTCAGGAAGTATTAACCAATTTTCGGCTATTAGTGGATAGCTTAGAACAGCAAATATATAGGGATTCCGACCAAAAAGAACAACAAAAATATTTTTCTGGTAAGAAAAGGCAACATACATTAAAAAGTTTAATGATTGGTATACCAGAAGGTAAGGATATTGTGGAATTAGAAGTCGGCGTTCCTGGGCCAACAGCAGATATAAATTTGTTTCGTAAATCTCAGAAAAAGTTTGATAAGTCTCAACCTTTTTCAGGTGACAAGGCTTTTCAAGGTGGCGAAAACATTACTACTCCTCACAAAAGAAAGCCAAAACAAGAATTAACTCAACAGCAAAGAGATGAAAATAAGGCTTTGTCTAGCAATCGTATATTCATTGAACATTTGATTCGATTGCTTAAAATATTCCGGATAGCCTCACAAAGATTTCGCTTAAAGCTTGAGACGTATGAGCAGATTATTTTAACAGTTTGCAGGTTAGTCAGGCTGAGAATTGGTAGCTTAATCCTGCCAAATTAG
- the drmB gene encoding DUF1998 domain-containing protein, with the protein MNKSHKKIPPAGQVRQSQILSTFGPGAMVDLPEHSILVAGLNHWRGDRRCIFEDRLATRVAEILEVSNIKLYAPPVDEQDPKAPRTGINAFMFPIWFLAQVKETWYDTKTKKTFRTRPLLPWGNLVSGKYLSAEKKPVPVVPVRFVQACVKGHISDIDWYRFAHNDPENKCRGQLWLDEGGSGNDFAEIYVRCEACKKRRPLADATVRNGKVLGPCQGHRPWLGSFAQEPYCIRESTGLPEYNRLLVRSASNAYFSQTLSVISLPDSDAALQKAVNSVYEDFLKNITTLEQLTLVKSLMSKVATNLEGYSNEVVWQEIQRRQSGQGKPNKGIKQVEIETLLSSPVEVGEDVPDGDFYARSRSLGNLQPVFSSCIERIVLVHRLREVIAQVGFTRFEAEMPDIDGDLDISVRRAALDIETTWVPAIENKGEGVFIAFRKEAIENWLKREAVKKRGRELSRGFDIWCARKGIDQEKEKVKFPALPYIMLHSLSHLLIMAVSLECGYAASSIRERIYAGESGYGILLYTGSTGSEGTLGGLVEVGKRIEHHLEVALEQGRLCSNDPVCAQHRPDNEQEERFLHGSACHGCLLIAETSCERRNEFLDRALVVSTVEGLGAEFFPE; encoded by the coding sequence ATGAACAAATCTCACAAAAAAATTCCCCCAGCCGGACAAGTGCGCCAAAGCCAAATTCTTTCTACCTTTGGGCCTGGGGCGATGGTAGACTTACCTGAACATTCCATATTAGTTGCTGGGTTGAATCATTGGCGTGGTGACAGAAGGTGCATCTTTGAAGACCGATTAGCAACTAGAGTTGCTGAAATTTTAGAAGTCTCCAATATTAAGCTGTATGCACCACCAGTTGACGAACAAGACCCTAAAGCCCCCCGCACCGGAATTAATGCTTTTATGTTTCCCATTTGGTTTTTAGCCCAAGTTAAAGAAACTTGGTACGATACCAAAACTAAAAAAACATTCCGCACTCGCCCTCTGTTACCGTGGGGTAATTTGGTTAGTGGTAAATATCTGAGTGCCGAGAAAAAACCTGTACCAGTAGTACCTGTACGCTTTGTACAAGCCTGCGTTAAAGGTCATATTAGCGATATTGACTGGTATCGTTTTGCCCATAATGACCCTGAAAATAAGTGTCGAGGTCAGCTATGGTTAGACGAAGGTGGTTCTGGTAACGACTTCGCTGAGATTTATGTGCGTTGCGAAGCCTGTAAAAAACGCCGTCCCCTTGCTGATGCAACAGTTCGCAACGGTAAAGTCTTAGGCCCATGTCAGGGACATCGCCCTTGGCTTGGTTCTTTTGCCCAAGAACCTTACTGTATTCGTGAATCCACAGGTCTACCAGAATACAATCGTTTATTAGTTAGGTCTGCCAGTAACGCCTATTTTTCGCAAACTCTCAGTGTTATTTCCCTCCCTGATTCAGACGCAGCTTTACAAAAAGCAGTAAATTCAGTCTACGAAGATTTCCTTAAAAACATAACAACACTTGAACAACTTACTCTTGTTAAGAGTCTAATGTCCAAGGTAGCCACAAATTTAGAAGGATATAGCAATGAAGTTGTTTGGCAAGAAATTCAAAGGCGACAAAGTGGACAAGGTAAACCAAATAAAGGTATTAAGCAAGTAGAAATAGAGACATTGCTTTCCAGCCCCGTCGAAGTTGGGGAAGATGTACCAGACGGTGATTTTTATGCTAGGTCACGTAGTTTGGGTAATTTACAGCCTGTTTTTTCTTCCTGTATTGAACGAATTGTTTTAGTCCATCGTTTACGTGAAGTAATTGCCCAGGTAGGTTTTACTCGCTTTGAAGCGGAAATGCCAGATATTGATGGAGACCTTGATATTAGCGTCAGGCGTGCTGCACTAGATATTGAAACTACTTGGGTTCCTGCAATTGAGAATAAAGGCGAGGGTGTATTTATTGCTTTCCGTAAGGAAGCTATTGAAAATTGGTTAAAGCGAGAAGCGGTTAAAAAGCGGGGGAGAGAATTATCAAGAGGATTCGATATTTGGTGTGCGCGTAAAGGTATCGACCAGGAAAAAGAAAAAGTTAAGTTTCCTGCCTTGCCGTATATTATGCTGCATTCTCTATCACACTTATTAATTATGGCTGTATCGTTAGAATGCGGTTATGCGGCTAGTTCCATCCGCGAACGCATATATGCTGGTGAATCTGGTTATGGCATTCTTTTATACACTGGTTCAACTGGTTCAGAAGGGACTTTAGGCGGACTGGTAGAAGTTGGCAAACGCATTGAACACCATTTGGAAGTAGCACTAGAGCAAGGGAGATTATGCTCCAATGACCCAGTATGCGCTCAACATCGCCCAGATAATGAGCAAGAGGAGCGTTTTCTGCACGGTTCTGCTTGTCACGGATGCTTGCTAATTGCAGAGACATCCTGTGAACGCCGCAATGAGTTTCTTGACCGTGCCTTGGTTGTTTCTACAGTTGAAGGTTTAGGAGCAGAGTTCTTCCCTGAATAA
- a CDS encoding type II toxin-antitoxin system RelE/ParE family toxin, with protein sequence MRFIFKKKKLEALYTEEKDAHKYPGVVDDFFEVMAIIDAAVDERDLYAQKGLRFEKLQGKRGKAGERSLRLNDQWRLILTVDKDEQGNYLTILDIEDYH encoded by the coding sequence TTGCGTTTTATCTTTAAGAAAAAGAAACTCGAAGCACTTTATACAGAAGAAAAAGATGCTCATAAATACCCAGGTGTGGTTGATGACTTTTTTGAGGTAATGGCAATTATTGATGCTGCTGTAGACGAACGAGACTTATATGCTCAAAAGGGATTGCGATTTGAGAAACTGCAAGGAAAACGAGGGAAAGCAGGAGAGCGTTCCTTACGTTTAAATGACCAGTGGCGCTTGATTTTGACAGTGGATAAAGATGAACAGGGTAATTACCTGACCATTCTCGATATTGAGGATTACCACTAA
- a CDS encoding HigA family addiction module antitoxin, whose product MSQNLTPARVPTPGKILSRELEARGWTQKDLAEIIGRPVQTINEIIRGTKQITPETAIELSQALGTSAEFWTNLEAKYRLHLAVKEKKQEEKEQSITRKSQLYTILPMSEIIKNGWIKKNRFY is encoded by the coding sequence ATGAGCCAGAATTTAACACCAGCAAGAGTACCAACACCTGGAAAAATTTTAAGTCGAGAATTAGAAGCGCGTGGCTGGACGCAAAAAGATTTAGCTGAAATTATTGGTCGTCCAGTTCAAACTATCAACGAAATTATTCGGGGAACCAAGCAAATTACACCAGAAACCGCAATTGAATTGTCGCAAGCTTTGGGTACTTCTGCTGAGTTTTGGACAAACTTAGAAGCAAAATATCGGCTTCATCTAGCGGTAAAAGAAAAAAAGCAGGAGGAAAAGGAGCAAAGTATAACTCGTAAAAGTCAATTATATACAATTCTTCCCATGTCTGAAATAATCAAAAATGGGTGGATAAAAAAAAACAGATTCTATTGA
- a CDS encoding ImmA/IrrE family metallo-endopeptidase encodes MLIPKLLGDLGVHLVIVPHLSKTYLDGAAFYLESNPVIALTLRYDRIDSFWFTLLHELAHIVLGHKGSYLDNLDALEENEEEIEANQKAAEWLIHPQPYQDFILRSKKVFSRKGIEEFAQTQSRHPGIILGRLQYDKLVPHKNLRVLLVKVSPFFQNCIDS; translated from the coding sequence GTGCTAATTCCTAAATTACTAGGAGATTTGGGTGTACATTTGGTAATTGTCCCGCATTTGAGTAAAACCTATTTAGATGGTGCAGCTTTTTATTTAGAGAGTAACCCAGTTATTGCACTGACACTAAGATATGACCGAATTGACTCATTTTGGTTTACTCTCCTGCATGAATTAGCACATATAGTTTTAGGGCATAAAGGCAGCTACTTAGACAATTTAGACGCTTTAGAAGAGAACGAGGAGGAAATAGAAGCGAATCAGAAAGCTGCTGAATGGTTAATACATCCTCAGCCATATCAAGATTTTATTCTCAGGAGCAAAAAAGTCTTTTCTCGTAAAGGTATCGAAGAATTTGCTCAGACTCAAAGCAGGCATCCAGGCATAATTCTTGGTCGCTTGCAATATGACAAATTAGTTCCTCATAAAAATTTAAGAGTGTTACTAGTAAAAGTTAGCCCCTTTTTCCAGAATTGTATTGATAGTTAG
- a CDS encoding type II toxin-antitoxin system VapC family toxin: MYLLDTNHCSLAILGNTEILTHLAELETSFIATCVIVQGELIDMAERSQKRESNLILVKNFLQGIYIYNIDQETANIYGQIKSDLFKQFAPKEKTKRRKTKITDLGFGKNDLWIAAIALQHNLTLVSADSDFKRIQEIKTLSLESWLTS, from the coding sequence ATGTACTTACTTGATACTAATCACTGTAGTCTTGCTATTTTAGGCAATACTGAAATTTTGACTCACCTTGCGGAATTAGAAACCAGTTTTATTGCAACCTGTGTAATTGTGCAGGGAGAGTTAATAGATATGGCAGAACGTTCTCAAAAACGTGAGAGTAATTTAATCCTTGTAAAAAACTTTCTACAAGGTATATATATCTATAATATTGACCAAGAAACAGCAAATATTTACGGTCAAATAAAATCTGATTTATTTAAGCAATTTGCGCCAAAAGAAAAAACCAAGCGGAGAAAAACGAAAATTACTGATTTAGGTTTTGGTAAAAACGATTTGTGGATTGCTGCAATTGCTTTACAACATAATTTAACTCTTGTCTCAGCCGATAGTGATTTTAAACGTATCCAAGAAATCAAAACATTATCGCTTGAATCTTGGTTGACAAGTTAA
- a CDS encoding DUF2281 domain-containing protein has protein sequence MTIKEQITQELEKLPEPILQEILNYVQFLQAKYNKQNQVEATNNTAIKSTGASLLKHLETIGDWQGDDLQECLEEVISSRGEAKFNYKFNPFD, from the coding sequence ATGACTATTAAGGAACAAATTACACAAGAATTAGAAAAATTACCTGAACCAATTTTGCAGGAAATTTTAAATTATGTTCAATTCTTGCAAGCAAAGTATAACAAGCAAAATCAAGTTGAAGCTACTAATAATACTGCCATAAAGTCAACAGGTGCATCTCTTTTAAAGCATTTAGAAACTATTGGTGATTGGCAAGGCGATGATTTACAAGAATGCTTAGAAGAAGTGATTTCAAGTCGTGGAGAAGCTAAATTCAATTACAAATTTAACCCTTTTGACTAA
- a CDS encoding Eco57I restriction-modification methylase domain-containing protein — protein sequence MVKDREIQAHKEWLGFLQPVGLVVSPTALNNAQMSVNRNVVELQQRLSEVVSRDSAEDSSNNTCVISDFPTFTVEILGWQPTDLVESPEDLAISLPEYGETLQTTYAVPDPDNGGCLMLIQVISLGSEFDRVREDIKSTGWHATPQAKFERLLREKEIPVGILCNGTELRLVYAPRGESSGHLTFPVQAMCEVSGRLILGAMQMLLEEQRVFNAPTDRRLVALLQNSRKYQNEVSTKLSEQVLDALWELLRGFQAANDHAKGLLLDDIAQNDPQHIYGGLITVLLRLVFLLYAEDEGLMPQGSIYTRNYSVTGLYERLREDAGNYPDTMEQRYGAWAWLLSLFRLVYDGGCHADLYLPARHGQLFDPDEYAFLEGRSRHTTYKEWELIEPPRISDGVIHKVLQGLLVLDGERLSYRSLDVEQIGSVYEAVMGYEVKKATTSSIGVWSKPKGAKTSVTVVVSVDEVLSTKANDRAKYLKEVAGCEISGKSLTELKQAKTAEDLIAALGRKISPQTPALLAVGSLYLQPGEERRRSGSHYTPRALTEPIVKETLRPVLEALGERPTPEQILALKVCDLAVGSGAFLVEACRQLAEKLVEAWNQHGMISEVPSDEEPLLYARRLVAQRCLYGVDKNPFAVNLAKLSLWLVTLAKKHPFTFLDHALKCGDSLVGLTRDQLVKFNWEKDTTYDDKELPLFNEQLNKVKFNRDEIQSLGDENYDAKRDFYQATEELLHDARLKGDLVIASFFAAEKDKARKEERDGLFQKYFKWRRNPDESAEVLSISRNLRQADKSVQPFNWEIEFPEVFDRENPGFDAIVGNPPFAGKNTAINAHTDRYMDWLKVVNPESHGNSDLVAHFYRRAFALLRKSGCFGLIATNTIAQGDTRSTGLRYICENGGTIYNTQKRLKWPGLAAVVVSVVNVIKGDYQGVKLLDGRKVDLISAFLFKSGGNNNPAVLLANADKSFIGSYVLGMGFTFDDSNPEATSIAEMHRLIERNSKNQERIFPYIGGEDVNSSPSHEHHRYVINFGEMSEAEAREYPDLMQIVEEKVKEKRGKHSTAAWWQFERLRKELFKAIAPLERVLVLSLHSQYLSFAFLPANSVFSHGLGVFADQRYSFFGIVQSCIHEIWVRFFGSSLEDRLRYTPSDCFETFPFPENWETNPTLETIGKEYYEYRAALMVRNNQGLTDTYNRFHDPDEYDPEILKLRELHTAMDKAVLDAYGWSDIPTDCDFILDYEEEEDTENSSGRQKKKPWRYRWREEIHDEVLARLLDLNQKRAEAEILGGKGAEKGKGKGRKSTKESKNSKNKNDTVIIPGMNVN from the coding sequence ATGGTTAAGGATAGAGAAATTCAAGCGCATAAGGAATGGTTGGGCTTTCTTCAGCCAGTGGGGTTGGTAGTATCGCCAACGGCGTTAAATAATGCCCAAATGTCGGTAAATCGCAACGTTGTTGAGTTACAGCAACGGTTAAGCGAAGTAGTAAGCCGAGATTCCGCCGAGGACAGCAGCAACAACACCTGCGTAATTTCCGATTTTCCCACCTTCACAGTTGAAATTCTGGGTTGGCAACCGACAGATTTAGTCGAGAGTCCAGAGGATTTGGCGATATCGCTACCAGAATACGGTGAAACCTTACAAACAACCTATGCCGTACCTGACCCAGATAATGGTGGTTGCTTGATGCTGATACAGGTCATTTCCCTTGGTAGTGAGTTTGATAGGGTCAGAGAAGATATCAAATCTACAGGATGGCACGCCACGCCCCAAGCGAAGTTTGAGCGACTGTTACGGGAGAAGGAAATTCCTGTAGGTATTTTGTGTAATGGTACAGAATTACGTTTGGTATATGCCCCACGCGGTGAATCTTCTGGACACCTGACCTTTCCGGTACAAGCGATGTGCGAGGTATCGGGACGGTTGATTTTGGGTGCAATGCAGATGTTGTTGGAAGAACAGCGAGTGTTCAATGCGCCAACAGACCGCCGTTTAGTAGCCTTGCTGCAAAATAGCCGCAAGTACCAAAACGAAGTTTCTACCAAGTTATCAGAACAGGTACTTGATGCGCTGTGGGAATTACTGCGTGGTTTTCAAGCTGCGAATGACCATGCTAAAGGACTCTTGCTTGATGACATTGCCCAAAACGACCCTCAGCATATTTACGGTGGATTAATTACAGTATTGCTGCGGTTGGTGTTTCTGCTGTATGCAGAAGATGAAGGTTTAATGCCGCAGGGTTCGATTTACACGCGCAACTATTCCGTAACTGGACTTTATGAGAGATTACGTGAGGATGCGGGTAACTATCCTGACACGATGGAACAGCGTTATGGTGCTTGGGCTTGGTTACTCAGTCTTTTTCGCTTAGTTTATGATGGCGGCTGTCATGCTGATTTATATTTGCCAGCGCGTCACGGACAGCTTTTTGACCCGGATGAGTACGCATTTTTAGAAGGTCGTTCTCGCCATACTACCTATAAAGAATGGGAGTTGATTGAACCGCCACGCATTTCTGATGGAGTCATTCACAAAGTATTGCAGGGGTTACTCGTTCTTGATGGTGAACGTTTGTCATACCGTTCTCTAGATGTGGAACAAATCGGTTCTGTATACGAGGCGGTGATGGGTTATGAGGTCAAAAAAGCTACTACATCATCTATTGGCGTATGGAGTAAACCCAAGGGTGCGAAAACCTCTGTCACTGTGGTTGTTAGCGTCGATGAAGTTTTAAGCACCAAAGCCAATGACAGAGCGAAGTATTTAAAAGAAGTAGCAGGTTGTGAAATCTCCGGTAAATCACTGACCGAGTTAAAGCAAGCGAAAACCGCCGAGGATTTAATTGCAGCTTTAGGACGGAAGATATCGCCGCAAACTCCCGCTTTACTGGCTGTTGGTTCATTGTATTTGCAACCAGGGGAAGAACGGCGGCGCAGTGGTTCTCATTATACGCCCCGTGCGTTGACAGAACCGATAGTTAAAGAAACCCTCAGACCTGTTTTGGAAGCGTTGGGTGAACGTCCCACACCAGAGCAAATTTTGGCTTTGAAGGTATGTGATTTAGCAGTAGGGTCAGGCGCGTTCTTGGTGGAAGCTTGTCGTCAGTTAGCAGAAAAATTAGTGGAAGCATGGAATCAACATGGCATGATTTCAGAAGTTCCATCAGATGAAGAACCGTTACTTTATGCGCGGCGTTTGGTGGCGCAGCGTTGTTTGTATGGGGTGGATAAAAACCCGTTTGCGGTGAATTTGGCGAAGTTATCTTTGTGGTTGGTAACTTTAGCCAAGAAGCATCCTTTTACATTTTTAGACCATGCGTTGAAATGTGGTGATTCGTTGGTAGGTTTAACCCGCGACCAACTTGTTAAGTTTAACTGGGAAAAAGACACTACCTATGATGATAAAGAATTGCCTTTATTTAATGAGCAACTAAATAAGGTTAAGTTTAACCGTGATGAAATTCAAAGTTTAGGCGATGAGAATTACGATGCGAAGCGTGATTTTTATCAAGCAACAGAGGAATTATTACATGATGCTCGTCTTAAAGGTGATTTAGTGATTGCTTCTTTCTTTGCTGCGGAAAAAGATAAAGCGAGGAAAGAGGAGCGAGACGGATTATTTCAGAAGTATTTTAAATGGCGGCGAAATCCAGATGAGAGCGCAGAGGTTTTAAGTATTAGTAGAAATTTGCGCCAAGCAGATAAATCTGTGCAACCGTTTAACTGGGAGATTGAATTTCCAGAAGTATTTGATAGAGAAAATCCAGGGTTTGATGCAATTGTTGGTAATCCACCATTTGCGGGTAAGAATACAGCGATAAATGCCCATACAGATAGATATATGGACTGGTTGAAAGTGGTTAACCCAGAATCACATGGTAATTCTGATTTAGTTGCTCACTTTTATCGCAGGGCATTTGCGCTTTTAAGAAAATCAGGTTGTTTTGGTTTGATTGCGACTAATACTATTGCTCAAGGTGACACTCGTAGCACTGGATTGAGATATATATGTGAGAATGGCGGTACTATTTACAATACTCAAAAGCGGTTAAAGTGGCCAGGTTTAGCCGCCGTTGTTGTGAGTGTGGTTAATGTTATTAAAGGCGATTATCAAGGTGTAAAGTTATTAGATGGGCGCAAAGTAGATTTAATTTCTGCATTTTTATTTAAGTCAGGTGGTAATAACAACCCTGCTGTGTTATTAGCGAATGCTGATAAAAGTTTTATTGGTAGCTATGTATTGGGGATGGGTTTTACATTTGATGATTCCAACCCTGAAGCTACATCTATTGCAGAAATGCACCGTTTGATTGAACGAAATTCTAAAAACCAAGAGCGAATTTTTCCTTATATCGGTGGGGAAGATGTTAACTCTAGTCCGAGTCATGAACATCATCGTTATGTGATTAATTTTGGTGAAATGAGTGAGGCCGAGGCTAGAGAATATCCTGATTTGATGCAGATTGTAGAAGAAAAAGTTAAAGAAAAGCGCGGTAAACATTCAACTGCTGCTTGGTGGCAATTTGAACGGCTAAGAAAAGAATTGTTTAAAGCGATCGCACCTCTCGAACGGGTGTTAGTTCTTTCTCTGCACTCGCAATATTTATCATTTGCATTTTTACCAGCAAACAGTGTCTTTTCGCATGGGTTAGGCGTTTTTGCAGATCAAAGATATTCATTCTTCGGCATAGTTCAATCCTGCATCCATGAAATTTGGGTTCGCTTTTTTGGTTCATCATTGGAAGACCGACTACGCTACACTCCCTCCGACTGCTTTGAAACCTTCCCCTTCCCCGAAAACTGGGAAACCAACCCTACCCTAGAAACCATAGGCAAAGAATACTACGAATACCGCGCCGCCTTAATGGTTCGCAACAACCAAGGACTCACCGACACCTACAACCGCTTCCACGACCCCGACGAATACGACCCCGAAATCCTCAAACTCCGCGAACTCCACACCGCAATGGATAAAGCCGTCCTCGACGCTTACGGCTGGTCAGATATCCCCACCGACTGCGATTTTATTCTCGACTATGAGGAAGAGGAGGACACAGAAAACAGCAGTGGACGACAAAAGAAAAAACCCTGGCGTTATCGTTGGCGCGAAGAAATCCACGATGAAGTTTTAGCACGCTTGCTTGATTTAAATCAAAAACGCGCCGAGGCAGAAATTTTAGGCGGTAAAGGTGCTGAGAAAGGGAAGGGTAAAGGTAGGAAATCTACAAAAGAAAGTAAAAATAGTAAAAATAAAAATGATACGGTCATTATTCCAGGAATGAACGTAAATTAG